The genomic DNA TGAAACGGGCTTCTTCAAGCCAGTTGCACATGCTTTCCCTGGGAATGCCGAGCCTGCGGTCGCCGTATTCGGTACGCATAAGCTCGTTTTCGTGCTGGTCGAATTCGGCGATTATCAGCCTGCCGCCGACCTTGAGCACCCTCCCGGCCTCGCGGATTGCGTCCAGCGGTTTGGCCAGATGATGCAGCACCAGGGACATGACCGTGCAGTCCGCTTCCCAGTCGCGAAGGGGCAGGTGCGTCATCTCGCCGATGCGCAGGCTCATGCGCCCGTCACCCGAAAACCGCTCCTCGGCCAGCTCCAACATCTTGGGCGAGTTGTCCACGCCGATGACAGAACTCGACGAACGGGACAGGATTTCAAGCATGTCGCCGGTGCCGCAGCCGATATCCGCGGCACAATCGCATTCGGGCAGCCTGGCCTGAATCTCGCGGCCCAGGTCCAGATCGCCCAGCACCTCGGCTGTCATGCGGTCCCACTCGGGCGCGATGTCGTCGAAGAACTGCCGGGTGGCCGCCGTCCGCTCAAGGATGACCTTTTCAGCCCGGTTGCGGTCCCGCTCAAGCTCCGGCTCGCCGGACATGAGCTCGCTCACGCCGTTCAGAAACGCCCGGCCCTGGCCGTCCTCGTTCGCCCGGTAAAAGGCCCACAGCCCTTCCCGGCGCACGTCCACAAGCCCGGACTCGGACAATATCTTGAGATGCCGCGAAATCCTCGACTGCCCCATCTCCATGACCTGGACGATCTCACCGACGTTGAGCTCGCACTCCAACAGGACATTGACCAGCCGCGCACGCGTTTCATCCGACAATGCTTTGCAATACTTTATTATTTCCATCGCCTTTCGCCTATATCAGGATATCTTGATATACTGAACAATCGTTACCTAGCTTATGCGCCCCTCCCCCGTCAAGCCCGGACAAGCGCGCGTTCCGCCCATTTCCCCCGCAAGCCGCGCATTCCTCCCGCTTCAAGGCCAAAGGCCGTTACACTTTGCCCCCATGAACCTCCTGTTTCCACATGCCTTTTTCTTCACGCGGCGTTCTTCGCCTTTTCCCGGCGCGCAGCACGCGAAAAGAAAGACGCGGAAAACCGGCGCATCGCCTTTTGCGAATTACCGGCGTTTTGGATTATACTTGCGAAGGTCGGACGATTTTTGCGATAGTATGCTAGGCGCATTCGCCGAGCCGATTGACGGAACTGCACGAACCCCACCGGCTGACAAGGAGCATGACATGTTCAATAAGATACTGTTGGCGGCGACTCCCCAGATCGACACCAGAACCGCGCCCAAGGCGGCCTTCGACCTGGCCCGTTCACGAAATGCGGAAATGATTCTGTTCCACACGCTGCCTTTGGACCGCGACAACTGGTGTTCCCTCGACGACCCGGCTATCCGCGAAGAACTGCTGGCATCGACCAAGGCCAAGATCGCGGCCTATTACGAAAAGGACCTCGAAGACATCCGGCATTCCATACGGGTAACCACGGGCGTCGC from Pseudodesulfovibrio thermohalotolerans includes the following:
- a CDS encoding ArsR/SmtB family transcription factor; the protein is MEIIKYCKALSDETRARLVNVLLECELNVGEIVQVMEMGQSRISRHLKILSESGLVDVRREGLWAFYRANEDGQGRAFLNGVSELMSGEPELERDRNRAEKVILERTAATRQFFDDIAPEWDRMTAEVLGDLDLGREIQARLPECDCAADIGCGTGDMLEILSRSSSSVIGVDNSPKMLELAEERFSGDGRMSLRIGEMTHLPLRDWEADCTVMSLVLHHLAKPLDAIREAGRVLKVGGRLIIAEFDQHENELMRTEYGDRRLGIPRESMCNWLEEARFNVRSVTEFEVNMGLVVVLYEAEKR